One Rhizoctonia solani chromosome 1, complete sequence DNA window includes the following coding sequences:
- a CDS encoding Chitin biosynthesis protein CHS5, with protein sequence MILTLWYIFCWVTIIASIFLLVLEAVWSTLRRLAVNSTTATHEIARLGKHHPLGRVHGNAVVAGGSMAGLATAVVCSKFFERVIVIEPDSMNEHKRTRVAQAEQIHGLQAVALQVLRGIIPGFDSRLYKHGGRVLESNGQLQLGPTNISFKPGSLPDTLFISRLSLEKLLREYVRSIPTIEIVQGSVTRITPDVTRQRIECVTVQAKGCSSETLEFDAAMFADCTGPATIGLRLLEKTQNAGWGPYPKTSYDPKISYATALIPVPGRLKDILPIFTRHLDEYSTFSKLGYVKSIVPHPEQDDRIVCMVRSDEDHLMCGVGGWNLSLEARPRSFGDYIQQVDSIWQNASDGKSAEGDASRIAVMDTLRAIEVALGEDGIIPEFKYCKMGSCYKIDYTSAPKPSNFVTIGDSFLRVNPTFGQGISKALVDVATLNGVILDTTLVPSSSTGMPGWGLPATFSNEMFARQIPRVMHMWDSTKGSDYGRRGTELVEGETPDIGEFGRNYWRRVIQVANKDKNAAADIIRSLQLIAPPLDLLRPNAGMAILIGERAHLIEFPSLLLPPGVTSGSIVNISVNRNVAEEKRQQKEFWELQDSILETFGQVAPEPPVVEARRKVRNVTQTSVTLEWPLIKLATAKLRSLDIYRNGQRLATIPSPTTNTSTKLSGLDVNTEYTFQLVLRTTAGTYPSNVIRLRTHTITDTSGISVCFGTVQDTVMLEQAKLVLREMRAKWSDKIQIDTTHFVCTTPAAAPSSGQATGGPSVEYQKALQMSIPVVQPHWILACHAEKKMVPISGYYLGATPSTPMNAPPFTRTGSQAPQGRDSLTSPKTTSPSTTTGGPDHVPSPETRARQNDAGDSVDDEMPQVPTIKVESHDDKLGDEELERARQAPVGSEPRSRSGTMKSDFKFPPPTPPPVPQIIVGDHDDDQSREPKAEREVKEEQPPVPSKERENTDDDVGEMVEVGLN encoded by the exons CATGGCAATGCAGTAGTGGCTGGAGGAAG TATGGCGGGTTTAGCAACTGCTGTTGTATGCAGCAAATTCTTCGAACGAGTGATCGTCATCGAACCCGACTCAATGAATGAGCACAAGCGTACTCGGGTCGCACAAGCtgagcaaattcatg GTCTACAAGCTGTGGCACTACAGGTTCTCCGAGGCATAATTCCTGGTTTCGATAGTCGGCTATACAAACACGGAGGGCGCGTTCTTGAATCCAATGGTCAACTACAACTTGGACCAACCAATATTAGCTTCAAGCCCGGTAGTCTTCCGGATACGTTATTTATTTCGAGGCTCTCCCTGGAGAAATTGCTTCGGGAGTACGTTCGAAGTATTCCAACTATTGAGATTGTGCAAGGGTCTGTGACTAGAATAACACCGGATGTTACAAGGCAGCGCATCGAGTGTGTCACGGTGCAAGCAAAAGGCTGTAGCTCCGAAACTCTCGAGTTCGATGCAGCAATGTTTGCCGACTGTACTGGCCCAGCAACGATAGGGTTAAGGTTACTCGAGAAGACCCAGAATGCTGGGTGGGGCCCATATCCAAAGACTTCATATG ATCCTAAAATCAGCTACGCAACCGCATTAATACCAGTTCCGGGTAGACTCAAGGATATACTGCCTATATTTACTCGACATCTTGACGAGTATTCAACCTTTTCCAAGCTTGGGTATGTCAAGAGCATTGTACCCCACCCTGAACAAGACGATCGAATTGTATGCATGGTTCGCTCTGATGAGGATCATT TGATGTGCGGAGTAGGTGGTTGGAACTTGTCGCTCGAAGCGAGGCCACGATCGTTCGGCGATTACATCCAACAAGTAGATTCGATCTGGCAGAATGCATCTGACGGCAAGTCGGCTGAAGGAGACGCGAGTCGGATTGCTGTTATGGATACCCTCCGGGCTATCGAGGTCGCATTGGGTGAGGATGGGATCATCCCAGAATTCAAATATTGCAAGATGG GTTCTTGCTACAAGATTGATTACACAAGCGCACCAAAGCCCTCCAACTTTGTAACAATCGGCGACAGTTTCCTCC GTGTAAATCCCACTTTCGGCCAAGGTATCAGCAAAGCCTTAGTTGATGTCGCCACACTTAATGGGGTAATACTGGACACTACTTTGGTGCCAAGCTCATCGAcggggatgcccgggtgggGTTTGCCAGCAACTTTCTCCAATGAGATGTTCGCTCGGCAGATTCCTCGAGTAATGCACATGTGGGATTCAACCAAAGGCTCG GACTATGGAAGAAGGGGTACCGAGCTTGTCGAAGGCGAGACTCCCGATATTGGGGAATTTGGAAGGAACTATTGGAGGCGCGTGATTCAGGTAGCAAATAAA GACAAGAACGCAGCAGCCGATATCATTAGGTCTTTGCAGCTGATTGCACCACCGTTGGATCTCCTGAGA CCTA ATGCTGGCATGGCT ATTCTCATCGGAGAACGAGCGCATCTCATCGAATTTCCGTCTTTATTGTTACCTCCAGGGGTAACGTCAGGCTCGATCGTCAATATATCGGTTAACCGAAACGTCGCCGAGGAAAAGAGACAACAGAAAGAATTCTGGGAGCTACAGGATTCCATATTGGAGACATTTGGACAAGTCGCTCCTGAGCCCCCAGTAGTTGAG GCTCGTCGTAAGGTTCGAAACGTGACACAAACTTCGGTTACTCTGGAATGGCCTTTGATCAAACTCGCCACTGCCAAGCTGCGCTCACTGGACATCTATCGCAACGGCCAGAGATTAGCGACTATACCTTCTCCAACCACCAATACATCGACAAAATTGTCGGGCCTTGATGTCAACACAGAATATACTTTCCAGCTCGTCTTGCGCACCACTGCTGGAACCTATCCATCTAATGTAATTCGACTTCGGACGCACACGATTACCGATACTTCGGGAATCTCGGTCTGCTTTGGTACCGTTCAAGATACAGTCATGCTGGAACAAGCCAAGCTAGTTCTCAGAGAAATGCGGGCCAAATGGAGTGATAAAATTCAGATTGACACCACACATTTTGTATGCACAACACCTGCCGCGGCGCCTTCCAGTGGCCAAGCGACGGGAGGACCCAGTGTAGAATACCAGAAGGCACTTCAGATGAGCATACCGGTCGTCCAACCTCATTGGATCCTCGCGTGTCATGCAGAGAAAAA AATGGTACCAATATCTGGCTATTACCTCGGAGCTACCCCATCCACACCAATGAATGCCCCACCTTTCACTCGCACAGGCTCACAGGCGCCCCAAGGCCGAGATTCGCTTACATCACCCAAGACCACATCGCCCTCAACTACCACAGGCGGCCCTGATCACGTGCCTAGCCCAGAGACACGAGCACGACAAAACGATGCTGGGGATTCGGTTGACGACGAAATGCCTCAGGTACCAACTATCAAGGTTGAATCCCATGACGATAAGCTAGGTGACGAGGAATTAGAAAGGGCACGACAGGCGCCAGTAGGTTCGGAGCCCCGGTCTCGTAGCGGTACTATGAAAAGCGATTTCAAGTTCCCACCTCCCACACCACCACCTGTTCCTCAAATCATAGTAGGAGATCACGATGATGATCAGTCTCGAGAGCCAAAGGCGGAGCGAGAGGTGAAGGAGGAACAGCCTCCTGTCCCAAGCAAGGAAAGGGAAAATACGGACGATGATGTCGGGGAAATGGTCGAGGTCGGATTGAATTAA